The Brasilonema sennae CENA114 genome includes a region encoding these proteins:
- a CDS encoding transposase domain-containing protein yields the protein MPTEGDPPAAVARLGELLRCNNARLRQMGGEIKKKLFAFYLREQVIPSQTITSAIISTSCVKQRQRILSTHVVVALVIAMSFWSSDSVVSVFKNLIHGLACLRIKDLIRFQTPTSSSITEAGQRTGAFVMTRLFEMVNKPFFIGAKCEPPTSAATC from the coding sequence ATGCCTACGGAGGGAGACCCTCCTGCAGCAGTGGCTCGTCTTGGGGAGCTACTGCGTTGCAATAATGCTCGCTTAAGGCAAATGGGAGGTGAAATCAAGAAAAAACTGTTCGCCTTTTATTTACGAGAACAAGTCATCCCATCTCAAACCATAACGAGCGCAATTATAAGTACCTCTTGTGTTAAGCAACGACAACGAATACTTTCCACACATGTAGTTGTAGCTTTGGTAATCGCCATGAGTTTCTGGTCATCCGACTCTGTTGTATCGGTATTTAAAAATCTGATTCATGGCTTGGCATGTCTACGTATCAAGGATTTGATACGTTTTCAAACACCAACTTCTTCATCAATTACCGAAGCAGGGCAGCGGACCGGAGCATTTGTAATGACTCGTTTGTTTGAGATGGTCAACAAACCATTTTTTATTGGTGCAAAATGTGAACCTCCGACTAGCGCCGCAACGTGCTAG